Proteins found in one Thermococcus celericrescens genomic segment:
- the nadA gene encoding quinolinate synthase NadA — translation MKMEELVREIERLKEERSAIIMAHNYQLPEIQDIADFLGDSLELARKAVNVDADVIVFAGVDFMAETAKILNPEKTVLLPSKRATCAMANMLKVEHILKAKEQYPDAPVVLYVNTTAETKAYADVTVTSANAVKIVEKLDSDVIIFGPDKNLASYVAKQTGKKVIPVPEYGHCYVHRQFTLEDVERARRLYPNAKLMVHPECEPEVQEKADIIVSTGGMIRRAKEWNEWVVFTEHEMVYRLQKLYPDIKFHPAKEDAVCIGMKAITLNHIYESLRDMKYEVEVPREIAKKARRAIERMLEMS, via the coding sequence ATGAAGATGGAGGAGCTCGTGAGGGAAATTGAACGCCTGAAGGAAGAGCGCAGCGCTATAATAATGGCCCACAACTACCAGCTGCCTGAAATCCAGGATATAGCCGACTTCCTCGGTGACAGCCTTGAGCTCGCGAGGAAGGCAGTCAACGTTGATGCCGACGTCATAGTCTTCGCGGGAGTAGACTTCATGGCGGAAACAGCTAAAATCCTCAATCCCGAGAAGACCGTCCTGCTTCCGAGTAAAAGAGCCACCTGCGCCATGGCTAACATGCTGAAGGTCGAGCACATCCTCAAGGCCAAGGAGCAGTATCCTGATGCTCCGGTGGTTCTCTACGTAAACACCACCGCCGAGACGAAGGCCTACGCCGACGTAACGGTAACCTCTGCCAACGCGGTTAAAATAGTTGAAAAGCTCGATTCCGATGTCATAATCTTCGGGCCTGATAAGAACCTGGCGAGCTACGTCGCTAAACAGACTGGGAAGAAGGTCATCCCCGTTCCCGAGTACGGGCACTGCTACGTTCACAGGCAGTTCACCCTTGAGGACGTCGAGCGCGCGAGGAGGCTCTACCCCAACGCCAAGCTGATGGTTCACCCGGAGTGCGAGCCGGAAGTACAGGAAAAGGCGGACATAATAGTCTCCACTGGCGGGATGATAAGAAGGGCTAAAGAGTGGAACGAGTGGGTCGTCTTCACCGAGCACGAGATGGTTTACAGGCTCCAGAAACTCTATCCGGATATCAAGTTCCATCCAGCCAAAGAGGACGCCGTCTGCATAGGAATGAAGGCCATAACGCTTAACCACATATACGAGTCGCTCAGGGACATGAAGTACGAGGTCGAGGTGCCCAGGGAGATAGCGAAGAAAGCAAGAAGGGCGATAGAGAGAATGCTGGAGATGAGTTAA
- the pdxS gene encoding pyridoxal 5'-phosphate synthase lyase subunit PdxS — MGKLHVIEAKGTDRLKRGFAKMVKGGVIMDVTNAEQARIAEEAGAVSVMALHMVPADIRKAGGVARMAPVEKIQEIMDAVTIPVMAKVRIGHVAEARILEALGVDMIDESEVLTPADPYFHIDKREFSVPFVCGARNLGEAVRRIWEGSAMIRTKGEAGTGNIVEAVRHVRLVADNIRLLRRMTDEQVYIIAEKFAEPYLRLAANIRDISGVPKQILENEPLYSHYTYGEIVEGLYKILLEIKKLGRLPVVNFAAGGVATPADAALMMQMGMDGVFVGSGIFKSSNPERMARAIVEAVNHWDEPDVLAEISREIGEPMRGRDIEELEVRLEERGV; from the coding sequence ATGGGAAAGCTCCACGTTATAGAGGCCAAGGGCACGGACAGGCTGAAGCGCGGTTTTGCCAAGATGGTTAAGGGCGGAGTAATAATGGACGTCACAAACGCGGAGCAGGCCAGAATAGCCGAGGAAGCCGGTGCAGTTTCGGTCATGGCGCTCCACATGGTTCCCGCGGACATAAGAAAGGCCGGCGGCGTTGCCAGAATGGCGCCTGTTGAGAAGATCCAGGAGATAATGGACGCGGTGACCATTCCCGTCATGGCGAAGGTCAGGATCGGCCACGTGGCCGAGGCCAGAATTCTTGAGGCTTTAGGCGTCGACATGATAGACGAGAGCGAGGTTCTGACCCCGGCGGATCCGTATTTCCACATAGACAAGAGGGAATTCAGTGTTCCATTCGTCTGCGGCGCCAGAAACCTCGGCGAGGCCGTGAGGAGGATATGGGAAGGCTCGGCCATGATAAGGACCAAGGGTGAAGCCGGAACCGGCAACATAGTTGAAGCCGTCAGGCACGTCCGCCTCGTCGCCGACAACATACGGCTCCTCCGGAGGATGACGGACGAGCAGGTCTATATAATAGCCGAGAAGTTCGCCGAACCCTATCTAAGGCTGGCCGCCAACATAAGGGACATCAGCGGTGTTCCCAAGCAGATACTCGAAAACGAGCCCCTTTACAGCCACTACACCTACGGCGAGATAGTCGAAGGGCTCTACAAGATTCTCCTGGAGATAAAGAAGCTCGGCCGCCTTCCGGTTGTCAACTTCGCCGCCGGAGGAGTTGCAACTCCCGCAGATGCAGCGCTCATGATGCAGATGGGAATGGATGGCGTCTTCGTCGGCTCGGGAATCTTCAAGAGCTCTAACCCTGAGAGGATGGCGAGGGCAATAGTTGAGGCCGTCAACCACTGGGACGAACCCGATGTCTTGGCCGAGATAAGCAGGGAAATCGGCGAGCCGATGCGCGGCAGGGACATCGAGGAACTGGAGGTTCGCCTTGAGGAGAGGGGCGTCTAA
- a CDS encoding AAA family ATPase: protein MSYWFSPRPRERVEELFGRDVEVRRLINALESNSWVAVLGPRMAGKTSLAIASSTEFAKKHGYSTVYIDLRNSTTLREATERILRNLPRGVIKKLGAYLSSITIKGLEIRLKPSASASGALEEALRSLKKTVIILDEVQKVREGLPQFLNALSVAFNENPELLIVFSGSYAGLVKKLFSQTYSEGLYARQPIEITLNPWERDVAEEFLRKGLDECGVKISEKELEDVLWELGTLPGWLSSYGLRRCLGDEHVKALNRVNESAVKEAKRELENILEGRSPNAPMVIKLLSYGATWSELERTGISKRALHTLLDALINDLYVVSKSAIGNRVVYRFTEPSYRKAALLVGQR, encoded by the coding sequence ATGAGTTACTGGTTTTCTCCACGTCCGAGGGAGAGAGTGGAAGAATTGTTCGGAAGGGATGTCGAAGTCAGAAGATTAATCAACGCCCTTGAATCAAACAGTTGGGTCGCGGTTTTGGGTCCGAGAATGGCTGGGAAGACAAGTCTCGCGATTGCATCCTCTACGGAGTTCGCCAAGAAACATGGCTATTCCACCGTTTATATAGATTTGAGGAACTCAACGACACTTCGAGAAGCCACTGAAAGGATACTCCGCAACCTGCCACGGGGAGTTATCAAAAAGCTTGGGGCTTACCTCTCATCAATTACGATTAAGGGCCTTGAAATCCGGCTGAAACCTAGTGCCTCAGCATCGGGAGCACTTGAGGAAGCACTCAGAAGTCTAAAGAAAACTGTCATCATCCTTGATGAGGTACAGAAAGTCAGAGAAGGATTGCCCCAGTTTCTCAATGCACTATCAGTTGCATTCAATGAGAACCCGGAACTGTTGATAGTCTTTTCAGGCTCATATGCTGGACTCGTGAAAAAACTGTTCTCTCAAACATATTCGGAGGGCCTCTACGCCCGACAACCAATTGAGATAACGCTTAACCCCTGGGAACGGGACGTCGCGGAGGAGTTTCTAAGAAAAGGACTCGATGAGTGTGGAGTAAAAATATCGGAGAAAGAACTTGAGGACGTTCTGTGGGAACTTGGGACCCTGCCGGGCTGGCTCAGTTCCTATGGCTTAAGGCGCTGTCTAGGAGATGAGCACGTGAAAGCCCTTAACAGGGTCAATGAGAGCGCTGTAAAAGAAGCCAAACGCGAACTTGAAAATATACTCGAGGGAAGGTCCCCAAATGCCCCAATGGTTATAAAGCTACTCTCATACGGGGCAACCTGGAGCGAGCTGGAAAGAACGGGCATTTCAAAGAGGGCACTTCACACCCTCTTAGATGCACTAATAAACGACCTTTACGTCGTCTCAAAATCCGCAATTGGAAATCGGGTTGTATACAGGTTTACAGAGCCATCTTACCGGAAGGCGGCACTGTTAGTAGGTCAGAGGTGA
- the guaB gene encoding IMP dehydrogenase, translating to MGKFEHKLVNAIKGYTFDDVLLIPQATEVEPRDVDVSTRITPNVKLNIPILSAAMDTVTEWKMAVAMAREGGLGVLHRNMSVAEQAEMVRKVKCAERFIVEDVITIGPDETLDYALFLMERNDIDGLPVVGEDGRIVGIVTKKDIAAKEGSLVREVMTGEVITVGEDVSVEEALETMVANRIARLPVVDENGRLVGIITMSDLMMRKKYRNAVRDENGDLLVAAAVGPFDIERAKALDRAGADVIVVDTAHAHNLKAIRAMKEIRKAVDADLIVGNIANPKAVDDLTFADAVKVGIGPGSICTTRVVAGVGVPQVTAIALVADRAQEYGLHVIADGGIRYSGDIVKAIAAGADAVMLGSLLAGTKEAPGKEVVINGRRYKQYRGMGSLGAMMKGGAERYYQKGHMKTKKFVPEGVEGVVPYKGPVSEVLYQLVGGLRSGMGYVGASSIAELKEKGEFVVITQAGVKESHPHDIFITNEAPNYPVGK from the coding sequence ATGGGAAAATTTGAACACAAACTTGTTAATGCTATTAAGGGATACACCTTTGACGACGTTCTTCTGATACCGCAGGCGACCGAAGTCGAGCCCAGGGACGTTGACGTCTCGACTCGGATAACGCCGAACGTGAAGCTTAACATACCGATTCTCAGCGCGGCTATGGACACCGTTACCGAGTGGAAGATGGCCGTTGCGATGGCCAGGGAGGGCGGCCTGGGAGTCCTCCACAGGAACATGAGCGTTGCGGAGCAGGCCGAGATGGTCAGAAAGGTCAAGTGCGCCGAGCGCTTCATAGTCGAGGACGTCATCACCATAGGCCCCGATGAAACCCTCGACTACGCGCTCTTCCTCATGGAGAGAAACGACATCGACGGCCTTCCGGTCGTTGGTGAGGACGGCAGAATAGTCGGCATCGTTACCAAGAAGGACATAGCGGCCAAGGAGGGCAGCCTCGTCAGGGAGGTCATGACGGGCGAGGTCATAACCGTTGGCGAGGACGTCTCGGTCGAGGAAGCCCTTGAGACGATGGTGGCCAACCGGATAGCCCGCCTCCCGGTGGTCGATGAGAACGGCCGCCTCGTGGGAATAATCACGATGAGCGACCTCATGATGAGGAAGAAGTACAGGAACGCCGTTCGGGACGAGAACGGAGACCTGCTCGTTGCCGCAGCGGTGGGTCCCTTCGATATCGAGCGCGCCAAGGCCCTCGACAGGGCAGGCGCCGATGTAATCGTCGTTGACACAGCTCACGCCCACAACCTCAAGGCCATAAGGGCTATGAAGGAGATACGAAAAGCCGTCGATGCCGATTTGATCGTTGGAAACATCGCTAACCCCAAAGCGGTTGACGACCTCACCTTCGCCGACGCCGTCAAGGTCGGAATAGGGCCCGGAAGCATATGTACAACGAGGGTCGTCGCTGGCGTTGGCGTCCCCCAGGTAACCGCCATAGCCCTCGTGGCGGACAGGGCCCAGGAGTACGGACTCCACGTCATAGCCGACGGCGGAATCCGCTACTCTGGCGACATAGTCAAAGCGATAGCAGCGGGAGCTGACGCGGTAATGCTAGGCTCCCTCTTGGCCGGAACGAAGGAGGCACCGGGCAAGGAGGTCGTCATCAACGGCAGGAGATACAAGCAGTACCGCGGCATGGGTTCCCTCGGTGCCATGATGAAGGGAGGAGCGGAGCGCTACTACCAGAAGGGCCACATGAAGACCAAGAAGTTCGTCCCGGAGGGAGTTGAGGGAGTCGTACCCTACAAAGGACCGGTCAGCGAGGTTCTCTATCAGCTCGTTGGAGGTCTCCGCTCAGGAATGGGCTACGTCGGAGCTTCAAGCATAGCCGAACTCAAGGAGAAGGGCGAGTTCGTGGTCATAACCCAGGCCGGCGTCAAGGAGAGCCACCCGCACGATATCTTCATCACCAACGAGGCGCCGAACTATCCGGTCGGGAAGTGA
- the taw3 gene encoding tRNA(Phe) 7-((3-amino-3-carboxypropyl)-4-demethylwyosine(37)-N(4))-methyltransferase Taw3 gives MFLYTKNFDEQKARAMAGLRKALEEGKVDGDIIPLLDKINSLENYFTTSSCSGRISVMEMPDFGDKVNSVWLGKWHREVSVEEVLEAIGRHEKGQLWFLVRSPILHVAARTMEDAVRLLNLAIGLGFKYSNIKSVSHKKLLVEIRSTERMDVPLGKDGELWVDEAYIERIVNIANDQLRRFKGKLKRLEEEIEKLSNITQALP, from the coding sequence ATGTTCCTCTACACCAAAAACTTCGACGAGCAGAAGGCCAGGGCGATGGCAGGCCTTAGGAAGGCACTGGAAGAGGGCAAGGTGGACGGGGACATAATCCCCCTGCTCGATAAAATCAACTCGCTTGAGAACTACTTTACCACCTCCTCATGCTCGGGCAGGATTTCGGTCATGGAGATGCCGGACTTCGGCGACAAGGTCAATTCCGTCTGGCTCGGCAAGTGGCACAGGGAAGTTTCCGTCGAGGAAGTCCTTGAAGCCATTGGGAGGCACGAGAAGGGCCAGCTCTGGTTCCTCGTGAGGAGTCCGATTCTCCACGTCGCCGCGAGGACGATGGAGGACGCCGTTAGGCTCCTCAACCTCGCGATAGGCCTCGGTTTCAAGTATTCCAACATCAAGAGCGTGAGCCACAAGAAGCTCCTCGTCGAGATACGCTCCACCGAGAGAATGGACGTCCCGCTCGGCAAGGACGGAGAGCTCTGGGTCGATGAGGCCTACATCGAGAGAATCGTGAACATAGCAAACGACCAGCTGAGAAGGTTTAAAGGGAAGTTGAAGAGGCTGGAAGAAGAGATTGAGAAATTGTCAAATATCACTCAAGCTCTCCCTTAG
- a CDS encoding IGHMBP2 family helicase, translated as MEEKLEKFISHLKVLVELERKAEIEAMRIEMKRLSGREREKVGRAILGMNGKIAGEELGYFLVKYGRDREIKTEISVGDLVVISKRDPLKSDLVGTAVEKGKRFLTVALETVPEWALKGVRIDLYANDITFKRWLENLEALRESGRKALELYLGLREPEESGEVEFTPFDRSLNASQRKAVARALGSPDFFLIHGPFGTGKTRTLAELIRQEVERGNKVLATAESNVAVDNLVERLVHSGIKVVRVGHPSRVSKSLHETTLAYLITRHELYGELRELRVIGQNLAEKRDTFTKPSPKYRRGLSDKEILRLASKGIGTRGVPARLIREMAEWIKINRQVQKTFDDARKLEERIAREIIRDADVVLTTNSSAGLDVVDYGSYDVAIIDEATQATIPSVLIPINRVRRFVLAGDHKQLPPTILSEKAKELSKTLFEGLIERYPGKSEMLTVQYRMNERLMEFPSREFYNGRIEADGSIRAITLADLGVKSPARDGSWDEVLRPENTLVFIDTSKREDRFERQRYGSESRENPLEAGLVKGAVERLLELGLRPEWVGVITPYDDQRDLIRSLLPEEVEVKTVDGYQGREKEVIVLSFVRSNRKGELGFLKDLRRLNVSLTRAKRKLILIGDSSTLSAHPTYKRLVEFVGEKETVVEVNELGVSF; from the coding sequence ATGGAGGAAAAACTAGAGAAGTTCATCTCTCATCTCAAGGTACTCGTGGAGCTTGAGAGGAAGGCAGAGATAGAGGCTATGAGGATAGAGATGAAAAGGCTGAGCGGACGCGAGAGGGAGAAGGTCGGGAGGGCCATTCTCGGCATGAACGGTAAAATCGCCGGCGAGGAGCTGGGCTACTTTCTGGTGAAATACGGCCGAGACCGGGAGATAAAAACGGAGATAAGCGTTGGCGATCTGGTCGTAATCAGCAAGCGTGACCCATTGAAGAGCGACCTGGTTGGAACGGCGGTGGAGAAGGGGAAGCGCTTCCTAACGGTCGCCCTTGAAACCGTTCCAGAGTGGGCTTTGAAGGGAGTCCGCATCGACCTGTACGCCAACGACATAACCTTCAAGCGCTGGCTTGAGAACCTTGAGGCCCTTCGCGAGAGCGGGAGGAAAGCGCTGGAGCTTTACCTCGGTCTGAGGGAGCCCGAGGAGAGCGGGGAAGTCGAGTTCACGCCCTTTGACAGAAGCCTGAACGCGAGCCAGAGGAAAGCTGTGGCGAGGGCTTTGGGCAGTCCCGACTTCTTCCTGATTCACGGCCCGTTCGGAACCGGCAAGACGAGGACTCTCGCCGAGCTGATACGGCAGGAGGTGGAGAGGGGCAACAAGGTTCTGGCAACGGCTGAAAGCAACGTTGCCGTGGACAACCTAGTGGAGAGGCTGGTCCATTCGGGCATTAAGGTGGTTCGCGTCGGTCACCCGAGCAGGGTCTCAAAGAGCCTCCACGAGACGACCTTAGCTTACCTCATAACCCGGCACGAGCTCTACGGCGAGCTGAGGGAGTTGAGGGTTATCGGCCAGAACCTCGCTGAAAAGCGCGACACATTCACTAAGCCGTCCCCGAAGTACAGGCGCGGGCTGAGCGATAAGGAGATCCTCAGGCTGGCCTCGAAGGGCATCGGGACGAGGGGTGTTCCCGCTCGCTTAATCCGCGAGATGGCGGAGTGGATCAAGATCAACCGGCAGGTTCAGAAGACCTTCGACGATGCCAGAAAGCTTGAGGAGAGAATCGCGAGGGAAATCATCCGCGATGCCGACGTTGTTTTAACGACGAACTCCTCTGCCGGCCTTGATGTCGTTGACTACGGTTCCTACGACGTCGCGATAATAGACGAGGCGACGCAGGCAACCATTCCAAGCGTCCTCATACCAATCAACAGGGTGAGGCGGTTCGTTTTAGCTGGAGACCACAAACAGCTACCCCCGACGATACTCAGTGAGAAGGCGAAGGAGCTTAGCAAGACGCTCTTCGAAGGCCTAATCGAGCGCTATCCCGGAAAGAGTGAGATGCTCACCGTCCAGTACAGGATGAACGAGCGCCTGATGGAGTTCCCGAGCAGGGAGTTCTACAACGGTAGAATAGAGGCCGACGGGAGCATCAGGGCGATAACCCTAGCCGACCTCGGGGTTAAAAGCCCCGCGCGCGATGGTTCATGGGACGAAGTCCTCAGGCCGGAGAACACCTTGGTCTTCATAGACACATCAAAGAGAGAAGACCGCTTCGAGAGGCAGAGGTACGGCAGTGAGAGCAGGGAGAACCCGCTTGAGGCGGGGCTCGTTAAAGGGGCAGTTGAAAGACTTCTAGAGCTCGGCCTCAGGCCGGAGTGGGTTGGGGTCATAACGCCCTACGACGACCAGCGCGACCTGATACGCTCGCTTTTGCCGGAGGAAGTTGAGGTGAAGACGGTCGACGGCTACCAGGGGCGCGAGAAGGAGGTAATCGTTCTCTCCTTCGTTCGCTCCAACAGGAAGGGTGAGCTGGGCTTCCTGAAGGATTTGAGGCGCTTGAACGTCTCGCTGACGAGGGCGAAGAGGAAGCTGATTTTGATAGGCGATTCCTCGACTTTAAGTGCCCACCCAACTTATAAACGACTGGTGGAGTTTGTGGGTGAGAAGGAGACCGTTGTTGAGGTCAATGAGCTGGGAGTATCTTTTTAA
- the nadC gene encoding carboxylating nicotinate-nucleotide diphosphorylase: MMHISYLLRFIEEDAPFGDVTSEAVIPEGMEARAVIIAKGDGVIAGVEEAKALFEHFGVDVGVRKRDGESVKKGDIILELEGNARAILLVERTALNVMGRMSGIATEVRKLVEKVKAVNPKVRVAGTRKTLLKPIDKRAILIGGGEPHRFSLGDAVLIKDNHLSLVPLEEAIRRAKAFSLYKVVEVEVESLEDALKAAKAGADVVMLDNMTPEEISETLEALRREGLRDRVKIEVSGGITPENIEEYAKLDIDVISLGYLTHSVKNFDVSLEIIGNL, translated from the coding sequence ATGATGCACATTAGTTATCTCCTGCGCTTCATCGAGGAAGACGCGCCCTTCGGCGACGTCACGAGCGAGGCGGTGATCCCCGAGGGGATGGAGGCAAGGGCCGTCATAATCGCGAAGGGGGACGGTGTCATAGCCGGCGTTGAGGAGGCGAAGGCACTCTTCGAGCACTTCGGGGTTGATGTTGGGGTCAGAAAGCGGGATGGCGAGTCCGTTAAGAAGGGAGATATTATCCTCGAGCTTGAGGGCAACGCAAGGGCAATTCTCCTCGTCGAGAGGACGGCACTCAACGTTATGGGCAGGATGAGTGGCATAGCGACCGAGGTCAGGAAACTGGTCGAGAAGGTTAAAGCCGTAAACCCGAAGGTCCGCGTTGCTGGAACGAGGAAGACCCTCCTCAAGCCGATAGACAAGAGGGCCATACTCATCGGCGGCGGCGAGCCCCACCGCTTTTCCCTCGGTGACGCGGTACTCATAAAGGACAACCACCTGTCTCTCGTCCCTCTGGAAGAAGCTATAAGGCGCGCCAAGGCCTTCAGCCTTTACAAGGTCGTCGAGGTTGAGGTCGAGAGCCTTGAAGATGCTCTCAAAGCTGCAAAAGCCGGGGCGGACGTGGTGATGCTTGACAACATGACCCCTGAGGAAATATCCGAGACCCTGGAGGCTCTAAGGCGTGAGGGTCTTCGCGATAGGGTGAAAATCGAGGTCTCCGGTGGGATAACCCCGGAGAACATCGAGGAGTATGCCAAGCTCGACATCGACGTCATAAGCCTCGGCTACCTCACACACTCCGTTAAGAACTTCGACGTCAGCCTTGAGATAATTGGAAATCTTTGA
- a CDS encoding L-aspartate oxidase → MTSVGIIGSGAAGLTAAVALARRGFDVTVIGGGIKESNSYLAQAGIAFPILDGDSPRAHVLDTIKAGKYLNDAEVVWSVVSKASEAYEFLLSIGLEFEANETEGGHSFPRVFTIKNETGKHVTKLLHLRAKELGVHFVKGGVDELAVKRGKAYGVFLEGEFLRFDSMVIASGGFSGLFKFTAGSKSNTGLLIGDAIMKGAPARDLEFVQFHPTGYLGRSGVFLVSEAVRGAGAKLVTEDGERFVNELSTRDIVARAIYNQMKAGKRVFLDATGIEDFKRRFPQIYAFLRNDGLDPSKDLIPVSPIAHYTMGGIAVDLWYRTAIKNLYAVGEAMSNGFHGANRLASNSLLECIVSGLEMARTIARDKPRRGEVKEPAYHGYEAGDVDSLRELLWNHAGIVRSAKTLKEGLRELEGIEADPRLKLLARGVLECALAREESRGAHYREDFPVMRKEFERPSFFDGRCRL, encoded by the coding sequence ATGACCAGCGTTGGAATCATCGGAAGCGGTGCCGCGGGATTAACGGCGGCCGTAGCCCTGGCGAGACGGGGCTTCGACGTGACGGTCATCGGTGGGGGAATAAAGGAGAGCAACTCCTACCTCGCTCAGGCAGGGATAGCGTTTCCCATTCTCGACGGCGATTCTCCCAGGGCTCACGTTCTCGACACGATCAAGGCCGGCAAGTATCTCAACGACGCGGAGGTCGTGTGGAGCGTTGTGTCCAAGGCGAGCGAGGCCTACGAGTTTCTCCTCTCGATAGGGCTGGAGTTTGAGGCCAACGAGACCGAGGGGGGACACTCCTTCCCGAGGGTATTCACGATTAAGAACGAGACCGGGAAGCACGTGACGAAGCTCCTACACCTCCGCGCCAAGGAGCTTGGGGTTCACTTCGTCAAAGGAGGAGTTGATGAGCTGGCCGTGAAGCGGGGGAAAGCCTACGGTGTTTTCCTTGAGGGCGAATTCCTGCGCTTTGACTCGATGGTCATAGCTTCCGGCGGTTTCTCTGGCCTTTTCAAGTTCACAGCGGGCTCGAAATCCAACACTGGCCTCCTCATTGGCGACGCGATAATGAAGGGTGCCCCAGCGAGGGACTTGGAGTTCGTCCAGTTCCATCCGACGGGTTACCTCGGAAGGAGCGGCGTTTTCCTGGTCAGTGAGGCCGTCCGCGGTGCCGGAGCAAAGCTGGTGACGGAAGACGGGGAGCGCTTCGTTAACGAACTCTCCACGAGGGACATCGTCGCAAGGGCGATATACAACCAGATGAAGGCCGGTAAGAGGGTCTTCCTTGACGCGACTGGCATAGAGGACTTCAAGAGGCGCTTCCCCCAGATATACGCCTTTCTGAGAAACGATGGGCTAGACCCGTCAAAGGACCTAATCCCCGTCTCCCCGATAGCTCACTACACGATGGGGGGAATAGCCGTTGACCTCTGGTACAGGACGGCAATCAAAAACCTCTACGCCGTTGGAGAGGCCATGAGCAACGGTTTTCACGGGGCGAACAGACTCGCCAGCAACTCCCTCCTTGAGTGCATCGTGAGCGGACTTGAGATGGCTAGGACAATCGCGAGGGATAAGCCGAGGCGGGGAGAGGTAAAGGAGCCGGCATATCACGGCTACGAGGCCGGGGACGTTGACTCGCTGAGGGAACTCCTGTGGAATCACGCCGGAATCGTTAGGAGCGCGAAGACCCTTAAAGAGGGCCTCAGGGAGCTTGAGGGAATCGAGGCAGATCCGAGGTTAAAGCTGCTCGCGAGGGGAGTCCTTGAGTGCGCACTCGCGAGGGAAGAAAGTCGGGGCGCTCACTACCGCGAGGACTTCCCGGTCATGAGAAAGGAATTCGAGAGACCGAGCTTCTTCGATGGGAGATGCAGGCTCTAA
- a CDS encoding ATP-binding protein — protein sequence MSREETIAQIVMDYLNLNVEGVERELRVPEDIRVNKAITIIGPRRAGKTFYILQKFSRLRKSGKAAVFFPLDDDRIYPPTPEDLSTLVKVFYELFPDAEEKYLFLDEVQNVPNWELFVKRVMERDGFRVYLTGSSSKLLSREIATALRGRTLTFEMLPFSFREFLRAKGIEVARYLSTREEALLKALLREYLEFGGFPEVVLIEDRYLKRKTLSEYVDVMLYRDVVERHGVKNLKAVRLFLKLLITSFAKEFSVNRTARYMKGIGVEVSKNTLYSYFDYFEEAYVIFQLKKFSYNLREVEKSLPKVYVVDTGLINAYSLRFGETLGRLIENAVFLELKRREKELYYFKDERGREVDFLVKEGKDIPELIQVSYSLETPETFERETSALLGASEELGCENLTIINWDRDEVIEVGGKKIRLIPLWKFLLGGEGDDAH from the coding sequence ATGAGCCGCGAGGAAACGATAGCCCAGATTGTGATGGACTATCTCAATCTCAACGTTGAAGGTGTCGAGCGTGAGCTGAGGGTTCCCGAGGACATCCGAGTAAACAAAGCAATAACAATAATCGGGCCGAGAAGGGCCGGGAAGACTTTCTACATCCTTCAAAAGTTTTCCAGACTGAGGAAGTCCGGTAAAGCGGCCGTCTTCTTCCCCCTCGACGATGACAGAATATACCCTCCAACGCCTGAGGATCTTTCAACCCTCGTGAAGGTGTTCTACGAGCTTTTCCCGGATGCCGAAGAGAAGTACCTTTTTCTCGATGAGGTTCAGAACGTCCCCAACTGGGAGCTTTTCGTTAAGCGCGTCATGGAACGCGATGGATTCAGGGTTTACTTAACCGGCTCCTCTTCAAAACTTCTCAGCAGGGAGATAGCGACGGCCCTTCGGGGAAGAACTTTAACGTTCGAGATGCTACCCTTCAGCTTCCGGGAGTTCCTTAGAGCGAAGGGGATTGAGGTGGCCAGGTATCTCTCGACGAGAGAGGAAGCTCTTCTCAAGGCTCTTCTGAGGGAATACTTGGAGTTCGGCGGCTTTCCAGAGGTTGTTCTTATCGAGGATAGGTACCTAAAGCGGAAAACGCTTTCAGAGTATGTGGATGTAATGCTGTACCGTGACGTTGTTGAAAGGCACGGGGTAAAGAATCTAAAAGCCGTGAGGCTGTTCCTGAAGCTTCTCATAACGTCCTTTGCCAAGGAGTTCTCGGTGAACCGGACGGCCAGGTACATGAAGGGCATTGGCGTGGAGGTCAGCAAGAACACCCTCTACAGCTACTTCGACTACTTTGAAGAAGCTTACGTGATCTTCCAGCTCAAGAAATTTTCCTACAACCTGAGGGAGGTTGAGAAGAGCCTTCCCAAGGTTTACGTCGTTGATACGGGTTTGATAAACGCTTACTCACTTCGCTTCGGGGAGACCCTCGGCAGGCTCATCGAGAACGCCGTTTTCCTTGAACTTAAGAGGCGTGAAAAGGAGCTTTACTACTTCAAGGACGAGCGCGGGAGAGAGGTTGATTTCCTCGTGAAGGAGGGGAAGGATATCCCCGAGCTCATACAGGTAAGCTATTCACTTGAAACCCCCGAAACGTTCGAAAGAGAGACCTCGGCACTGCTGGGTGCCTCGGAGGAACTCGGCTGCGAAAACCTAACGATAATAAACTGGGACAGAGATGAGGTTATTGAGGTTGGAGGGAAAAAGATCAGGCTCATCCCACTATGGAAGTTCCTGCTTGGAGGTGAAGGTGATGATGCACATTAG